A single region of the Cereibacter sphaeroides 2.4.1 genome encodes:
- a CDS encoding PaaI family thioesterase, translating into MALIRATLPVVEPGRTEIHLPHWDGIEQQHGFIHGGVVGMIADSAAGYAAMTLVPAEASVLTVEYKMNLMAPAEGERLIARGEVVRAGRTLIVTRAEVLALRDGAERLCALMQQTIMVMHARPEKLDAPPAA; encoded by the coding sequence ATGGCGCTGATCCGGGCGACGCTGCCGGTGGTGGAGCCCGGCCGGACCGAGATCCACCTGCCGCACTGGGACGGGATCGAGCAGCAGCACGGATTCATCCACGGCGGCGTGGTCGGCATGATCGCGGATTCGGCGGCGGGCTATGCCGCGATGACGCTGGTGCCGGCCGAGGCCTCGGTGCTGACGGTGGAATACAAGATGAATCTGATGGCCCCGGCCGAGGGCGAGCGGCTGATCGCGCGGGGCGAGGTGGTGCGGGCGGGCCGCACGCTCATCGTGACCCGCGCCGAGGTGCTGGCCCTGCGCGACGGGGCGGAACGGCTCTGCGCGCTCATGCAGCAGACCATCATGGTGATGCATGCGCGCCCCGAGAAGCTGGACGCGCCGCCGGCCGCCTAG